In Setaria italica strain Yugu1 chromosome IX, Setaria_italica_v2.0, whole genome shotgun sequence, the genomic stretch TTTAAGCTTTCATATAGTTAGGATTTTGCTGTATTCAGTCGATTTGGGGTTTTTGGTTCTTTTGGTTAGCACATCAATGATACTGAAGGTGTGTGTGAAACCATTAGATTCAGTGGACTTAGGTCAGTGGTGCTTACCATTGTTGCTAGGTACTATTAGTGACTCGAAGGTGTGTGCTGTAGACCTAGATCACATAGTTGCCAAAGTTAGCCTATTGTTATGCTTATGGGCTCGGTGCCGGTTATAGTAAGAAAGGAGGATGTTGCTGCCTCCTGCTTGATAGTGTTGTTAGATTGTTTTATGAATTGTTTATGTTGCCATAACTGAATTAGGAATTTGGATTGTTTGCAATTTAGTTCTTGAGCTAGATGTTGTATTTCCTATTTGAGATAGCAGCTGTAACAACTGTAATGCTCCCCTCTGTAAGGTAACACTTTATACTCTGTACCTTTATTTAGGTAGTatgcatgcatgtcatcaagTGACATGCTCACCAGAAAAAATTATCTATGTATGGCATGTTTGGCTGTGTTCATGCTTTGGAATGGTACTTTAAACTGGACTTGAAGTCTAGAGTTGGACAAGGGAATATAGTTTCTGCTCCAATTTTATCCCACTAGATAGTGTTTTGAGATTGTTCTGAAAGTGTTTATGTTGCCATAACTGAATTAGGGATTTGTAGTGTTTGTAGTTTAGTTTCTTGAGCCAGATTTATATTTCCAATTTTAGATAGCAGCTGTAACAACTGTAATGTTGCCCTCTGTAAGGGAACACCTTATATACTGTACCTTTTGTTAGGTATGCATGCATGCTAAGTGATCTGCacccaaaaagaaaaactatcTACCTATGGCATGTTTGGCTGTGTTCATGCTGTGGAATGGTACATGAAACTGGAGTTAAAAGTTTAGATTGGACAACGGAATATAGTTTTCTTTATTTCACTCCTTTGTTTTTGATCTTGATTTCCAATCCCTTGGGAATAATCTCTTGGGAGTAAATTGATGGGATTCGCACACCCATGAATTCCAAATCCTGAAACCCTTGAATCTATATCCACCAACCAGACAAGGGGGAAAATAGTCCAGCTGCTCATTCCCATTTTCCACCCACCAATTTGCACAAGACCTTATTGTAGATCACTGGATGCATTTACATGATGCTTCTCTGACTCCATTCAGTTGAAATTTTGTGTGATAAATCTAATGTATTTTTGCTGTGACTGCTCAAAGAGTCATGAACAAAAGCTGATCTGGCAATATTTTTATATTGTATAAGAATTTGAGCAAAGCACTGCTATTGTGGTACTGACTATTTGACTGATGTTTACATCTGATTACAATTAGTGGATGGTATATTTTCTTTGTACAGCTAAATTGATATATGAAAAGAAATCATCTGGTTCATCTTATCCATTTCGTCCAAGTTTCTAACTGCTGAATAGACTGCGCACTGTTGATAATAAGTCCATTAGTTTTGTTATTCGCACATTCAACTGCATATCCTGTAATTTAGGGACCTGATTTCTGATTATGCATTGTTGCTCCATTCTAATGGATCATCCTACATCTGGTTAACATTGGTGTGATTTTAATCAGTGCAGCCTAAACTTAGTTTTATGGCAAAATTTTATTTAATATTCTTAGGTCCCCCCTTTCCTCCATTTACAAGTATTGATGCTAATGCCACTGGAACTTGAGAAGATTATAAAGCTAACATCATTTTTTCCCCAAAAGATTGGCCTCCTTACATTACGCTTCAGTGAAATAGAGCATCTAATCAACACTAGTAGTCTAATCCTTGATGGAGCCAGGGCTTTTCAGGCTTGAGGTCTTGCTATCATTTAGTAATGTTTGTGTAACTGTATGGTATGTGTTTGGTCATAAAACTGTTGAAATACATTTATTTTACCATATAAAATTGATCTGTGTTGGGGCCTTGGGGGTATATTATACGATTGGCTTGTAAAACTGTCAAAATGGTTTACTCTTGCACCATTTAGAGTTGATTAGTATTGCTTATGTAATTTATATTCATCTTCCAAAGGTTGAAGGGCCTAAGTCACCTGAAGAGATGATAACAATTCTTCAACGGGTTGTTGAAGAATGTGCTACATCACTCGTTGCTGCCAGGATTGAAGCTGAAGAGAGGCTAAATAATCAGCGTTTACGTGAAGAGCAAGATGCTGCTTACAGAGTTGCACTTGAAGCCGACCAGGTATCCTAAGCTACATGAGAAGTGTGCACTTTACATTACTGATATTTGACAGTAGAAACGTACGTTGTATATCTCTGAAAGGAACTTATGGTGGGGTTGGTCAACAATGTGGGCTGGAGGGTGGTTATGTGGATTGCCTTATCTATATGCGAGAACATTTCATTTTTTGTCTAGTGAGGGAAATTTTACCTTCAAGTCTTATATTTGTCCACAGTGTATTCTATCCCATAATACATCAGTTAAGGTGCGGACTTAGGCAGAGTGTGGAAACATGATCCTAATTTTCGGCTAgtattggattttttttcctgataACACTAGTTTATAACACTTGTTTTTTGAAAATTACTAGGCCAGGGAACGTGAAAGGCAAGAGGAACTGGAAAGACGTGAAAGAGAGGCTGCAGAAGCTGAGAGAAAACgtaaagaggaagaggaagctcTAGCGAGGGCAGCCCAAGAAGCAGCTGAAAAGGAAGCTGCTCTTGCAAGGAGGAGGCAAGAGAAGGCCATGGCTCTTGGGGCTGAACCTGAGAAAGGGCCTGGTGTTACTCGGGTATGTTTAACATTCTTTATTCGTCTTTTTTGACAACCTTTTTTCAATTCTTACTCTAGGATAATATGCTCAGTTTGATGTCATTCTGGTCTTTGAGGCATTTTTTCTATTTGATGCCTACCAAACATCATCGCTGTTCATGCAAATTCTGTGCTTCCTATACCATCCATCTTGATTCTTGAAATACTTGTTAATTTTGAAAACAAAGGCTAGCTTGAAATTTGATGTTTGCCTGCTCGCACCCGGCATTTTCTGAACGGGAGTTACATGTTACTAGTTGTAACAGTGTATTCATGTATGCGAATTCCTGTGGAACTAACTAGTGACATTCTGATTATGTTGCAGGTTCTCATAAGGTTTCCGACTGGAGAACGCAAAGAGCGGAGATTCCACAGCTCCGCCGCAATCACTTCCCTCTATGACTACGTCGATTCTTTGGATCTCTTGAAAGCAGAGAAGTACAGCCTAGTTTCGAATTTCCCACGGGTCACATACGGTCCAGAGAAGCACTCCCTGACACTGGAGGAAGCAGGCTTGCATCCGCAGGCGAGCCTGTTTATTGAGATAGAACAATGATGTTGTAAGTTCAGAAAACTAAAACTCGCAAGTATAGGGTGCTGCTTTTTCGAATTTGTTCAACCACAGTTAAGGATTCCCAGATGTATTACCCCACaggtgcatgttttttttttgtactcGTTCATTCAATAAATTCACCTTTACCATATATCAGCTGACCGCAGCTAGGTCTTGTAATTGTTGAAGTCCGTTGAAGTTGTGACTACATTCCTCAAGCCCTAGGTACCATGCAAAACTGAAATGCTTGTGGCTATAAATGATTGCTCCCGTTCTCGTTAAGCTCCTTCAACACGTTCCGATTTCTGAAACTTCACTACAGGGTCCACATCTGACGCAGTCCCTCTAGCTGTAGAGGTGCTGCAAGGCCTGGGATAGGAGCAGGCGAGCAGCCAGACAGGCACGCGGTGAGCATACTGCCAATGTGCCATGTGTTGCCTtggaagaagaacaagggcTCGGGCATCCGTAGGAAGAGGAAAACGATTCGATTGACTTGTCCTCTCAGTCTCAGCAATTCCCTATAGAATAAACCACCAGGTTCCTAGATCTAATTGGAAGACTCAGTATTCGATTGACTTGTCCTTTGGAATTGCTGAGAAAGGTTTTAGGAATCCGAATCTAAGAATAAGTTGGAGAAAATACTTTACTACTACTATTAGTAGGTTGTTTTGTCTTAGGttgttttgtcttttctagatatataatttttgtaGACATctaatatatattatatttaagtatatagtaaaatctatgtatttagaaaagtcaaaacaatctacaatttggaacagaggaagtATTATTAAttgtagaaaagctaaaacaactcggaacggagggagtagtattaaTTATCATTTCTATGTTCCGAATGTTCGGTTGTAATCTTCCAATAAACCTACAATGATAAttcctcaacctcctcctaCCTCGATTTCTCCACGTGATGGCCGGCGACTGGTCATCTCTTCCTAGCGATATCCTGACTCCTGAGCTACTGAGAGACATCTCTGGTCATGTCTCCTCCGATGCCGACCTCGTTCACACCCACCAGGGCCCAAGGTGTGGAAGCTGAGGATGGAGGAGGTTGAGGAGAGACCTCAGCGACTCCTTTGTGCTCTCGGCGAAAGAGTTCCCGGCCGGTGATCAAGAAGAACTGCACCTACCACATGACTGACCTAGCCAGTTTCTCAGGGTGGTTTTGTCACAATAGTGAAGTTGAACCGACCTAGCCAGTTTCTCAGGGTGGTTTTGTCACAATAGCGAAGTTGAGCCGACCTAGCTAGTTTCTCAGGGTGGATGAGAGTCAATTAATGTCATGATATGATggttttttagataaaggataaAATTTGGCCTACTATATCCACATGGTGGATGTATACAGCCAGTAATGATGAGTTTAAGTAATATTTGATACACAACCGCAAAGTGCAGTTTGGTTGCCCCTGTTAGCACTTCAAAGTATAATTTTCATTTAGTTTAACAATAGGTTGAACCATTTGTGAAAATATCTAATCACTCCCTATTTACACACAAAATCGAAATGTACAATCAAAATAGGTGCTACTTTGTACATAAAGAATGTGGAGGTGACATCAACACTAATGTCCAGTACTCCATTATAAGCATTTGCTCTCTTCAATTGCATGTTTCCTCTACCCTTACTCTTCAGAGTCCTTTCCCAATGTTCGCCACCAATGGTACACTGAGTGACACCTTATTGTGAGAAAACAGGCTCAAACATAACTCTGGAAATATGTCTATCCATCATATGTGGTGGGCAATGAGTAGCATAGTAACAGCTTTTCACGATAGTCAAAAACGTTTGTCTGGTCTTGCTGTTAATGGTTTTCTCACCGGATCTCAGAATACATTGAGCAAATTCTTGCATATACAACTCTAATTCATCATCAACACGGCATATtacttcttcattcttcttggGATCCTATAAAGTCATACATCATTAGTCCAGTATGTTTGCATGACAAACTGAAAATAAAAAAGCAGTCTTTGAAAAAACGTAAAATAAATTTACACGATGTAAGTGATGGTTGCATATTAGATATATATTCACTTTATATTTTATTTGACAAGAAATTTGTTGTTTCTACATGGACCAAGTACAAAAGGTTAAACTGAAAATATGCTTTAATAATCCTAAAAACTATTGCAAAATAATTTTATTGTTTACTAGTTCTCAATAGATCGAATAATATGGCTAAGGCAGATATGGCAAATTTATTGGTAAGCAATTGTCTCTCACATGATATCAAATATAAGCAGTTTAGGACATTGACATAGTCTAAAAATTGAAACTTTAACCACTAACTTATTTAAAACtatattattttaaatattttgaCATTACTTTTTCGTGATTGTTTAGGTCTGGACTCTGAAGCACCATGCAAAGTTCATGAAAATGCAGTTGCACTATGCAAAATTAGAGCAGCATTTTGGGTCTTCTTCAAGAGAGTTAAGGTACCCCATACTAAGCAACGGTTAGCTTGTCAGGTTCATTTTATTGAAAACTAAGAATTGTAGAAAACATCATTAATATAGGGTTACCTGAGATAGCAACATCTTGTGGTGAAGACTGTCACATATGGATCTTGTGAGTTGAACAATCCGATCAACATTCTTGTTGTTTATCAATGATACAGCCTCATTAATGCGTCCACCACAAATTTCAATTATTTGAACCAAAAGCAAACATGTTTGTTTATCATGAACCATGCATGACCCCTTCATAGTACTGGGTTCATCATTACATATATTGTCTTCTGTGTTCATCTTCTCCCTTATCCATTCAATCCACTAGAAGTTCAGAGAATTGTATTAGGATGACTGTTGAAAAAAATGATGTGGTTACTATAATAAGTGCAAGTTTCTATTTAACCTACAGCTGATCTCAAGAGGCTGCGGATGTACTCCGGTCCTTCGTGGATTGTTTGTGCTTCTTGTGCTAATAAATCATTAAGTTGCACAAGTGCCTTCACAAGAATAGCATAATTTCCATTTGCGTTAAGCCTGGATGTACCATTTATCTCACATCATCAGTTAGTATAAGTAGTAAGAAGAAGATATCACTCGAAGTTAAATAATTTTGCCACCAGCCGAGCTAATTAAGTTCAACCATTCACCACATTATGCAATGGAGAAATTTAATAATAATTTACTACTGAATCAGAGTTTGATTCTCCAGAAAACACTTCTAATGTTGTACCTCATTTTAGAGTATACAAAAGATTTTTAATCACATACTGCAGTCTACAAACCAAAGTGTATACCGTAATTCTTAAACAACAAGCATACGTATGTTTATGGTTTTCGTCATGTGTTAGTGGAACCATCTATTCAATTATGCACCATATTGTTTTCAATTTTTCTTGCTCTGAGAAGACGCATCAAGTTATCATTCTGGTGCATGCCATTGATCACTCAGATGCATATAAAAGATAAGCGAGATAACTCACCATGATACATCCCTTGTTTCATCTGGACAATGGAGGAAACGTTCCAAGCTTTCTCTGAATGATAAATTGCTCTGAAGATGTGTAGAAATGGTGTTGGCAAGTATTGCCACTCTAGCCCATGCAAGTCTCTCGGTGGCACGACTTGGTCCATAAACGCAAGCGGCAGCTAGAAAATAAGCTATCAAAAGATCTTCTTGTGCCACTCCAAAATTCACGAGGCCAAGCTCGATGTACCACCTTGGCATAGTACCAGAAAACTTATCAAGATTGATGTAAATTTGACACTGAGAACTACTCAACTAGTTGTGAGTCATTTCTATTTTATGCCACttaggatatatatatatatatatatatatatatatatatatatatacacacacacacacacacacacttttGCTCTAAGTGAAATATTAAAACCATCTTTTTACATTCTTTTGTACTACTTTCCATTAGAAAAAATATACACATGGAAAAAAGAGATGTCACCATTCTCTTGCGTATACATACTTTTGCAGATTTTTCCACTCAAGCTGATGTAGAACCTGGATATAATTGAAGTCCTTTCTTGCCAACTCAAGATATACATTGTTATTCACAAGAGGCATCCTGACAAAAGTGGCCATCACATAAAGAGGTAATGTAATCTTTACTTGCATGAAGAATATGTAGCATAGTAGTTATGGACCAAATTATTTGGATATGATATACAGTAGTGAAAGTTACCTGTAGAGCGTCTTTCCAATCCAGACATCATCGTCACCGCCATATTGATCTAGATAGCTTCTTGCCTCTACGCGTGGCAAGCTTGCATACCAAGGAAAGTCTAGTGTATATTGTACCTGTTTATTAGATTCAGCATTTTTGTTGGTATATATAGAAGAAAAAATGTTGCAACAAGACAAATATCTTTTTAGAAACTATGTGATGACACAAAGACATAACAAGAGGATGCCAACATATATATGCTGACTAATGCATGCTGATGTGTGTTATTGCAATCACTATGCCAGTCACTCAAAATTATTTCTCTGTAAAAAAAACTGTTGAAATAAAATCAATAAGAAAGTcataaaccaaacaaaaatgaaTTAAACTATTTAATAACTTGCACTTATATTCTATTCACTTTGCAATATAAATAGGATCACCCGATGCTACCATGGATTGGAGATTACCTCGCCAGGTAGATCCTTAGAAATAATCCATTTGTCACGAAGCGTTCCTTCGGCTTCTCTTTGCCTAAGAAACTCATAGGAGAAAGTCCCAGCACGGTGCAAAACATCCTCGCCTGGAAAACTTATCTGAGAGGCCCTATTGAGGTTATACATCCCTGTGACTGCTTGAGTTGATTGTCGAGCAAAACAAAAGAACGTCCCATCCTTCTCAAAATTCTTAAATACATCTACAAGCAACAGAACATATGTTAGTGATGCAGGACACCTGACATGCACATCTCGGTAATTTTATATAATTGAGGATAGACACAAAAAAAATCTTCTTGACCCACAAATAAACCCATTGATAGCCTAATAGTTTTTGCCTACGGCATCCGCATTGTCCTCCTTAACACCTCCAACCTCGTGTTGCTAATAGTACAAAGATTCAGCAGCCGTAGTAGTTGAAAAGGAAGATGGGCTTCCTATACCTGGTGAGACACTATATCCATGCAGCCGTAGTAATCTGAAAGCCATAGCTGTATCATCCACATCCTTTACATCAGAGTTCCTAGCCCAGCAAATTCCTTCTTCAGTCCAGTGCCTATAAAATGGAAATATAGATTGAGAAATTAATTAACCATAGAATGTAAAAGAGTTTTCCCGTGCTATATcttgaaataaaaaaagtaaaaatgtTGCAAAGAAAAACCTGTTCACATAGTCCATGCATTGTTCAATCTCCCGCTGGAAGTAACGAGAGATGCCGAGACGTTGTAATCGATCAACTACCCATATGTGCTCAAAAAGATCCACAGGATAAACATTGGGGACTAAAATGGTCAAGACAAACAATTGAAGAGGAGTTACAGAATGCTAAACAATATTGTGGATAATGGTACATGATTTATGCATAGCCATGGATCTTACCTCCTCCGTTGAATTTCTTGACTATCCTATCAATATAATTGAAGCACTTCCTGTCACCAGTTTGCATAAGAGCATATGCAGTAGCCGAAGGAGAAAACAAGAAGGATCCATCACTTGATTGCAGGTTTAAAAGCTTCGACCAGTCCAGTCCAGGCATTCCTTCAAGGCTATGAAGAATTGTTGTAGGAACTCTATACATCACGTCCTTTGGAATCCTATATTGAAAACAAACATATATTTATTAGAAAGGAAACTTAGAAAACTATCTCAAGGAAACCACCATCATACTGTATACGTTATGGGAGTGCATGCACCTCTTCATCTTGATTTCTCTATTCGTGTATATGCCTTGTAAAGCTTGGTGATCATACGGGAAGTCAACGCCCAAGCCCTTTGCTATTTCAATGAGAGAAGGGAACGCAATCTCGAAGCCAATAGGCATCGACTCTTGGTCTTCCACTGCTAACTTCCGCATGTTCTGATTGAGAAAAGAGAGCCCTGAAAGTAAAGCAGCATGCAATTTAGCAACAATGACACCATTAGTGCCGCGGAAGCCTGCAACTTTTTTTAAGTCGCACTAGGCAGAACTGAAACTTAAGTCCACTCTTCaataccatattgagttgcatgtgAAATGATCCAATATTCTAAGCTCGTAAAATAATGTAAGCAAAAGATTACTTCTACGACATTTTGTTCACTGTTGTGCACCCGTAATTTTACAGTACCTTTCTTGCATGTTTCAGGCTCAAGAGACCATTTTGTCAGTGTGACGACACATGCAAGGGTGTTTATCAAACGGTCATAGGCAGAGAACAAGTCTGAATCGCCCCAGGAGCCATCAGGGAGCTGGTTGTTGAGGATCCACTGGACGGCGGTCGGAAACTGGGGGCCCTCCCCGCCATCCAGCCTTGGTACCAAAGCAACCCAAGCGGTGTCGTATGCTGAGATGCTGATGTCTCCATCATTCATTGATCTGAGCTTCGCCCTAATCTGATCAATGAGTGGTTCAAAGTCTGTCCCGTGAACCTGATGGAAATTGTCATCAACAATTGGCAAATTAGCCAGCAGTTATATATGCACGTGCACCACTGTGTTGCGAATGGCGAATGTGAAATGATCATCTCGAAACAAAAGTACACCACAAAAGAAAGATTTACTTGGTAGCTGTCAAGATCACGTAGCTCCTCAGGCCATCTCATGATTTCAGCATCATTTCCGATGATGGGTGTTCGGGACCCTGCAGGTGAGttgaaacttattttttttttatgaaagagTTGAAACTTATTTGCCTTGGAACGCAATGCAAGATCGCATGGCAATCAGGCAGTGCATGTCTGAAATTATTGTAAGTATGAAGATGAAGCTGACAGTAAGAACAACATCAATGGCAAATCAAGTAGCTTTCCCAGTGGCTTACCGTACTGTACTAGAAATTAAGTAAAATTCTGATAACACTAGTAAGGCTAAGTAAGGCTAAAGCTAATAATgtcttgtttgtttgagctttctgGCAGTTTCTCATCGTGAAAAactagaagctcaaacaaacaacaaacttCCTATGCAACTTCCGAAAAGCCagaagctcagaaaagctgagtttatacgGGAAGCTGAAAA encodes the following:
- the LOC101784049 gene encoding ent-copalyl diphosphate synthase 1, chloroplastic, translating into MGLYLPMQLPARALASTGSPWRTVVANQWSLASKDDAAAQAKLYGVNIASQWRVRAQVQDTNESTVARGSRTPIIGNDAEIMRWPEELRDLDSYQVHGTDFEPLIDQIRAKLRSMNDGDISISAYDTAWVALVPRLDGGEGPQFPTAVQWILNNQLPDGSWGDSDLFSAYDRLINTLACVVTLTKWSLEPETCKKGLSFLNQNMRKLAVEDQESMPIGFEIAFPSLIEIAKGLGVDFPYDHQALQGIYTNREIKMKRIPKDVMYRVPTTILHSLEGMPGLDWSKLLNLQSSDGSFLFSPSATAYALMQTGDRKCFNYIDRIVKKFNGGVPNVYPVDLFEHIWVVDRLQRLGISRYFQREIEQCMDYVNRHWTEEGICWARNSDVKDVDDTAMAFRLLRLHGYSVSPDVFKNFEKDGTFFCFARQSTQAVTGMYNLNRASQISFPGEDVLHRAGTFSYEFLRQREAEGTLRDKWIISKDLPGEVQYTLDFPWYASLPRVEARSYLDQYGGDDDVWIGKTLYRMPLVNNNVYLELARKDFNYIQVLHQLEWKNLQKWYIELGLVNFGVAQEDLLIAYFLAAACVYGPSRATERLAWARVAILANTISTHLQSNLSFRESLERFLHCPDETRDVSWLNANGNYAILVKALVQLNDLLAQEAQTIHEGPEYIRSLLRSAWIEWIREKMNTEDNICNDEPSTMKGSCMVHDKQTCLLLVQIIEICGGRINEAVSLINNKNVDRIVQLTRSICDSLHHKMLLSQDPKKNEEVICRVDDELELYMQEFAQCILRSGEKTINSKTRQTFLTIVKSCYYATHCPPHMMDRHISRVMFEPVFSQ